One Mugil cephalus isolate CIBA_MC_2020 chromosome 8, CIBA_Mcephalus_1.1, whole genome shotgun sequence genomic window carries:
- the mboat4 gene encoding ghrelin O-acyltransferase, producing the protein MSLTYRYLFVSVGGCVLAVVTMGIYSVLLFTSTSVFILLVWSVDPSCIHTWALGIQMLWQTFWHLLIQYREYYLDEPVSNRLFLAVSSSMLLTQRITSVSMDLQEERVTIICDVSSKRKASVMLLPLISYILSFTTLLGGPLCSYRRFVSVMEGLDLRSPTNPVGVVVLKLMQVLMLEWVKCCLVYFLKHNPYDPFNSGILYGVFWTWCLALVCRIRYYSHWKISEGLNNAAGFGLWQKSPGISPEWRELSDGDFWTTEASSRVSEFARRWNFTTASWLRRLVYIKCKHFPLLMTFGFSLWWHGLHLGHFLGFLTWAATVEAGYRINQYMCPKHSQKWRKIYTLLSWVNTQMIITCIVITVELRNMSGLRLLSSTYIALFPLVNFILLFILKLNRHYYRSLYTHGQRKL; encoded by the exons ATGTCCTTGACATACAG GTacctgtttgtttctgttggagGATGTGTCTTGGCAGTTGTCACCATGGGTATCTACAGTGTGCTCCTGTTTACCTCCACCTCTGTCTTTATTCTCCTCGTGTGGTCTGTGGATCCCAGCTGCATCCACACTTGGGCCTTGGGTATCCAGATGTTATGGCAAACCTTCTGGCACCTGCTTATACAATACAGAGAATACTACCTGGATGAACCTGTCAGCAACAG ATTGTTTTTGGCAGTGTCCTCATCAATGCTGCTCACTCAAAGAATCACCTCCGTATCAATGGACCTCCAGGAGGAAAGAGTAACAATCATATGTGACGTATCATCAAAAAGGAAGGCTTCCGTGATGCTTCTCCCTCTCATCAGCTACATCCTCAGTTTCACCACACTGCTCGGTGGGCCTTTGTGCTCCTATAGACGATTTGTGTCTGTGATGGAAGGATTGGATCTCAGATCTCCAACGAATCCAGTGGGAGTGGTTGTCTTAAAGTTGATGCAGGTGTTAATGCTGGAGTGGGTTAAGTGTTGTCTTGTCTATTTTCTGAAACATAACCCCTATGATCCTTTTAACTCTGGCATCCTCTATGGtgtcttttggacctggtgtctTGCATTGGTTTGCAGAATCAGGTATTACTCTCACTGGAAGATCAGTGAAGGCCTCAATAACGCAGCTGGGTTTGGCCTTTGGCAAAAATCTCCAGGAATTTCCCCAGAATGGAGAGAACTATCCGATGGAGATTTCTGGACCACTGAGGCATCGAGCCGTGTGTCAGAGTTTGCCCGTCGTTGGAACTTCACCACAGCTTCATGGCTGCGTAGACTGGTTTACATAAAGTGCAAACATTTCCCGTTGCTCATGACTTTTGGGTTTTCACTGTGGTGGCATGGTCTGCATTTAGGTCACTTTTTGGGGTTTTTGACCTGGGCAGCAACGGTGGAAGCAGGCTATCGTATAAACCAGTACATGTGCCCTAAGCATtcacaaaaatggagaaaaatataCACTTTATTAAGCTGGGTGAACACTCAGATGATTATTACTTGTATTGTTATAACAGTAGAACTAAGAAATATGTCTGGTTTGAGACTTTTGTCATCAACATACATAGCTTTGTTTCCACTTGTTAACTTCATTTTGCTCTTTATCTTAAAACTGAACAGACATTACTATAGGAGTCTGTACACACATGGTCAAAGAAAGCTGTAA